The DNA region CCGCCGGTCGCGGTTCAGATAGAAGGAGTCAAGCAGTTTCTTGCGCGCCGTGTTCTCCTCTGTCGCGCGGTGAATTTCGGCAATCTGGTTGGTCAACGATTGGCGGCGGGCGCGGTCACGCTTTCCCGCGCGCTGCAACTGGTTCTGTAAATCGGCCAGCCGCGCCTGCGGCTCTTTCAATGACTCATCCAGCCGCGCGGCTTCGCGCTTGAATTCGTCGTCGCTGGCAAACAGCGGAATGTTTTGACCCGTCGCGGGGTCGTAATGCATGAAGCCATCATCGCTGGCGTTACCGCCGACGCCATAAAGAATGTAATCGTCGCCAAGCGGCGGCATCTCGACCAGCTCGCCTTTGCGAATGAGCCGGGCGAGGTCCGCATAATCTTGCGGCATCTCCAGGCGTTGCTCGTGGGTTTCGGCGACCTGAATGGCGAGAAAGCGCCGCCGGTCGCTGTAATGCTGCAACTCGGCTGGCGTGTTGATCGTCGCCTTGCGGCCCGTCGGCTCGCCGCGATCTTCTTCGACCTTGTGAGCGGCGGCTTTCCAGGGATCAACGAGCGGCGCTTCGACCGTGGGCGGCGGCGGTTGTAACGAGCGCGGTGCCTTGCGACAGCCGCTGGCGATCAAGGCCGCCAGCAGACAGGTAGCGACGAGCAAATGAATCGTCAACCTTTTCACTCCTGGCTCTCGCATCGCTACCGAACACCTCTAAGGATAGATTACTTGACAAGCAACCTTCGCGCCATGCGTGGCGAGGCAGCGCCTGCTACAGACTCAGGGCACAGCGGAAACCATAATCGCTGTATCGAAAATCGGGAGGGATGCTGCTGCGCGCAGCGACGCGGGTAATCTTGATCTGGTGACGCCACGAGCCGCCGCGTGACGCCTTGCGCGTTCCCGACGCCGGCCCTTGCGGATTGCGCGCCGCCGCCGCACGATAGTACTGCGAGTCATACCAATCGGCGCACCACTCGTGCACGTTCTCTGAGACGTCAAAGAGGCCGAACCCGTTCGGGCGGCGCCGCCCGACGCGCTCCGGGCCGTCGAGCCACGAGGTAAAGTAATGCGACTGACTTTGCGGCGGCTCGTCGCCCCAGGTGTAGAGCTTGCCCTCTAAGCCGCCACGCGCGGCACGCTCCCACTCGGCCTCTGTCGGCAGGCGGTACGGCTTGCCCGTGCGCTCGGCGAGCCAGGCGCAGTAATCCGCCGCGTCAAACCAGTTGACGCTAGTGACCGGCTGATCCGGGTGGTTGAACTTTTCGTCGAAGAAGGCAGGCGGTGCAACACGCGCCGCCTCTTCGGTGAA from Blastocatellia bacterium includes:
- a CDS encoding formylglycine-generating enzyme family protein, translated to MKPLPTDFEPETVTIPAGDFLMGCDGGADNERPAHRVWVDGFAIARTAVTNRLYRCFTEEAARVAPPAFFDEKFNHPDQPVTSVNWFDAADYCAWLAERTGKPYRLPTEAEWERAARGGLEGKLYTWGDEPPQSQSHYFTSWLDGPERVGRRRPNGFGLFDVSENVHEWCADWYDSQYYRAAAARNPQGPASGTRKASRGGSWRHQIKITRVAARSSIPPDFRYSDYGFRCALSL
- a CDS encoding DUF5715 family protein, producing MTIHLLVATCLLAALIASGCRKAPRSLQPPPPTVEAPLVDPWKAAAHKVEEDRGEPTGRKATINTPAELQHYSDRRRFLAIQVAETHEQRLEMPQDYADLARLIRKGELVEMPPLGDDYILYGVGGNASDDGFMHYDPATGQNIPLFASDDEFKREAARLDESLKEPQARLADLQNQLQRAGKRDRARRQSLTNQIAEIHRATEENTARKKLLDSFYLNRDRRREMADDYQTLAQLAADFNGKSYNLDDAASRRAFKVRLLSYLRPPARDVLLEIAHEYKTTFNRPLPITSMVRPEQYQRRLGEKNPNATRISTPPHATGLAFDVYNFFMTATEQDYLMAVIARMKDAGRVEALRENRDHIHVFAFADGARPDEKLIASSLSETGSQLAAASKARKATQTKPAHAARNGGKTRNGGKRHAAAAPSRKHRH